The Oncorhynchus tshawytscha isolate Ot180627B linkage group LG27, Otsh_v2.0, whole genome shotgun sequence genome includes the window AGAATAGACATTCCATTTAAATTGACATTCGACGGTGGGTGGACCGGTGGCCATCTTTGCGGTAGTAATTGGAATGtcaaatttcaattcaattcatttcaaAGGTGTACCAGCTAAATTGCAGCTGTCTGAAGGGATGggtccattctatgaattatatttctatgattaaAATGACACCCACCCAGTATTCAAGAGTGTGTTGTGTCTCAACCAATGGCAggcacaacacatacagtagacctcaGATGATATACATCAGGGTCTAAGCATCAACATAtgtaaaaatgaaaataaatctgagtttacatGTTTTTAGatcaattaaatatttttttaatgcaaTTTATAatatagtttgacaaccctgttttcaAGCTTATAAATTATATCAAACTTAACCATTAATCTTTTCAAGTGATGAATACATGGTTGTCTCATGGTATGcaaaaatgggtcaactttgagcacctctatCTCCTGCATGTTTTAgtattcaggtccaaaaagtaatTTTCTGATCACTTCAACCATGGGCAAATATGTATGAAAagtttagttcaaatcaaaagaggTGCGGTCAAAAACTGATTGAAATAAAATGGAACAACCCTATAGCTTCCTACAACAAGCACTGAGCATCACCCACAATACAGGAAGGACAGCCATCCTGCCATCAGCCATCCTGTCGTCAATAGACAAAGCCAAGGATTAGAAAACACTGCACAGAGATGAGGTCAAACCATCTGAAACACACTACTAACCCACTGTGACCACCTGCTACTACATCAATCCCAAGTGTTACCGTTCAGGCCTCACTCTGAACACAGATAGGCAATGTGTACGAGTGTGAGCAAGTGTGAGTGTAACAGGCGTCCCTGTGGTGCTTAGCAGTATAGATTTCTCACTCACCAATCCTTACCGATACTTGATCTCACATCCTCTACCTTGCCAACACGCATAACCATCCTGCTTGACAATGTACTAACCAGTCGCACCACTGAAAAAGTACCAGTTTGGTAGCGCCATTGGCAACGTTTCACGCTGTGGGGTGAGCTAACGACACGATTGTAACTGTTATATGAGCAATGTTGATAGTTGTAATGCAGAATAACATTGTGTGTGACACCCTAAATACATTAGCGTACCTTACCTGGTTCAAAGGAGTTGGAGGTGGTGGGTAGAGTCTGCAGTGACCTGCTCACTGTTGACTTCATGTCATGGTTAAGTACCCGTTGTGATGAGCCCATCCACCTGGGCTCCTCCCAGCTCCTTTTCCCTGATGGTTCCATCTTAGTAGGGCTGGTCGGAGCACTTATGGCACGGTCATACATCTGAAAGGAGATTGAATTGAAAAGCTTTATTGTCCATTAGAATGTTTCATGAAATGGACATGTCTTCCACTCGTGGTTAAAAACAGTGAAATTACTGATGTGGAGATCAGAAGCCAAATAGTGAGAGGTGATCACATTTAGCCTACTACTGAACTGGCACAAGGGACAAATAACATACATGATAACATTTACAAGAAAATAATTGCTTAGAGAATGTCCCACTTACTCTTTTGACTGCTAGTGTTGCAATGCCAAGCATGGCAGCTCCTCCGACCCCAAGCACAAGCTTGGCATTAGAGAGCAAAAAGTAAACGGCCGTGCCCATTCCGTTGTCATCCTTCTTTCCTTTACGGTCACCGTTCACTCCCGCCATTCTGTCTTTGTGAATGTAGAGTTAGAAGGGAAAAACTATGAGAGAAGAACAAAGAAAGAACTTATGCAGATGTGAAGAGTCCTGCATCTATTACCATAACTCAAGGACTGTGTAACTTTTATTATTAAAATATGTATCATCTTATGAGAGCGATAGGATAGGTGGTCAGTTAAATATCTGAATAGTTTACCTGTTAGTGGTCTGACACAAGCACGTCTTGCTAAAGGTGTGGTTGGATGGTTGACCCCCACCTACATCAGCCCCCCCAGTCTACTGCTGAGGAAGAACTGGCCCCTCTTCAGTGCGTCCTCCTTGTCGCTCGGCACGGTCAGGGCCTGGCAGCGGCGGAACTCCCCAGCCACGGCGCGCTGGTAGCAGTTGCGGTCTGTGTAGTGAAGGTGGCACCCTGCACGGAGCAGTGCTCGGTACAGCTCCAGCACCGCAATACGAGACCAGCCGCCCATTAGGGATGCACATGGAGAGGGGAGGACtcctgtgaggagagagagacagtaggacgTTTATTTATTTCAATAGAATAGGTCTTCATTATATGCAAGGGTAGTATTCTCTTTTACTTTCGAACACTGTCGCCTAGGCATCTGCCATTGGTGAAGCAGAGGGACAACATGGACCAAGTTAGGCTATACTAATCCTGAACAGTAACTTCAACTACTTGGTGGCAAGATGGCGCCGATAGAGATGACAGCTTCGCttcaagtccttaggaaactgtgcagtatttttttttttttatgtattatttcttacattgttagcctaGAAAACCCTAAGTGTTactacatacagccgggaagaactattagaTATCAGACTTACCAGCACAACCAGCAATACGactaggaatacgactttcccaaagcggatcctttgtctgcacctcccagggcatttcaactgattccagaggccaacCCAAAACAATGCCGTAGGAGGAGAGGGTGCCAGAGAggtcttctagtgaggcttcggatgcgtgcacaccacccaccgcttcggagtatattactcgctaatgtccagtccctagttaaGTAAACAAAATTAGGGCAAGAGTTGTTTTCCAAAGAgatatcagggattgtaacaCACTCTGTTTCACAGAGACATGGCTAGTTAGGGACTTGCTGTCAGAGTCCGTacactcaagtccttttgttcacctaacctagaattccttacaatcaaatgctgaccgtattatctcccaagggaACTCTACTTGGTTATCGTCACAGCCATGCATATCCCCCCGCAAGCGGATACCAAGGCgtccatcaaggaacttcacgcaaactggaaaccatgtaTCCCAAggttgcatttattgtagctggggattttaacaaagctaatcagagaacaaggctacctaaattctatcagcatatcgattgcagtacACAAACAAGTAACACACTCGAcaactgctactctaacttccgcgatgcatacaaggccctcccagccatccttttggcaaatctgaccatgactccatcttgttgctcccctcctatgGGCAAAAACTAAAAACAGGAAGCGCCCTTGCTTAGGTCTAatccaacactggtctgaccaattggattccacgcttcaagattgcttcgatcacgtggactgggatatgttccgggtagcctcagacaataacattgacgtatacgctgactcggtgagcaaGTTTATAatgaagtgtataggagatgttgtaaccactgtgactattaaaaccttccctaaccagaaaccgtggattgatggtagcattctcacaaaactgaaagcgcgtaCCACTGCATTGCAAGGCGACTGGAAATAttactgaatacaaacagtgtagttattccctccgtaaggcaatcaaacaagcaaagcgtaagtagagacaaagtggagtcgcaattcaacggctcaaacacgagacgtatgtggcagggtctaaagATGATCAccgattacaaaaagaaaaccatcccCGTAGcagacatcgacgtcttgctcccagacaaattaaaacaACCTCTTTGCaagctttgaggacaatacagtgccacagcccgctaccaaagactgtgggctctcctcctccgtggccgatgtgagtaaaaccctcgccagacggcatccctagccacgtcctcaaagtatgcgcagaccagctggctggtgtgtttacagacaaattCAATCCATCCCtaccccagtctgctgttcccatatgcttcaagatggccaccattgttcctgttcccaagaaagctaagttaACTGAAATGAGtattgccccatagcactcacttatgtcatcatgaagtgctttgagagactagtcaaggatcatatcacctccaccttaccaccTCCACCCTCCATTACCCaagacccactcaaatttgcttaccgccccaataggtccacagacgatgcaatcgacATCACACTgcactatcccatctggacaagaggaatacctatgtaagaatgctgttaattgaatacagctcagcattcaacaccacagtaccctccaaacttatcattaaggtggaaagttttaagttcctttgTGTACATTtaaccgacaaactgaaatggtccatgcacacagacagtgtggtgaagaaggcaacAACGCCtcgtcaacctcaggaggctgaaaaaaaatGTGGCTCGTCCCCGAAAACCcccactaacttttacaggtacacaattgagagcatcctgtcgggctgtatcaccgtctggtacggcaactgcaccgcccacaactgcagggctctccagagggtggtgcggtctgcacaacgcatcaccggggtaaactacttgccctccaggacatgtacaacacccaatgtcacaggaaggcaaaaaagatcatcaaggaaaataaccactacctgttcaccctgcttccatccagaaggcgaggtcagtacaggtgcatcaaaactgggacagagattgaaaaacagcttctatctcaaggccatcagattgataaacagccaccactagcacagaggcggctgcctacctacagacttgatatcattggccactttaataaatggaacactagtcactttagtaatgccactttaagaatgtttacatatctcgcatcTCATACTGGATCCTTCACTATCTAtactttactatctattgcatcttagccgctctgtcactgctcatccatatatatatataatcatcccattcctttactcgattgtgtgtattaggattttgttgtgaaattgttagatattaacgttaactgttagatactgctgcactgtcgggtCTAGAAtcttaagcatttcactacactcgcaataacatctgctaaccatgtgtgtgtgtgaccaataaaatttgataggGCAAATTTAGCTAGATAACCATTGTGAATGATGAGATAAGAGATGAAACTGGTCATTTGCTGCTGTAGATTCGGTGGTCGTTATACCGATTGTTGGTACTACTAGCTAGCAGCAAGTCATCAAGTTAATTTgaaaactagctaacattagctatgttACGCCTGTCTAGTCTGCAGGAAGCCTAGCCGATTAAACTCAACTTGAAATCGTGAGTTGAGTTTAGTCAGCTATGCAGCCGTGTCAGACCAGAGCAACACATAAAATAAACTGAAGAtactgaactagctagctagctaaaccctTTCATctgacattagctagctatatagTTTACGATAGCACTAGCCCAGCAGAACACATGTTAacaatgtaatgttagctagcaaactTTTTTAGTTGCTTCTGCCGTTGTCCGTATAGACAGTACGATAAGTGAGCTAACAATTAGCTAGATAACGTTACTAGAATAGCAAAACCAGTAGCATGAGCATTGTTCCCTTTAATTGGCtaacagtaaaaataaaatacaaaaatcacGTTAGTACTACTGTAAAAAGCTAACTAACCTTaactgataaaaaaataaataatactatTAGCTACTAGCCAATCAAAGGGAACAAAGCTGAACGAGGCTGACCTTACACATTGAGGAACTGATACTCACAATCAATTGAATAAAAATATAGGATATTGACAGATCAACATTTTTACATTGTCAAGAGAGAACGCTGAACTTACGTTCGAGAAACTATTTCAAAGATGTATCCTTAAAAGTACAACAGACACAGTTCCCCCTCACGCCGGGGTCAGAATGAAAAAACAGGAAGGTATTGGCTACTTATTTTTTGCACTGGAGTTACTACATCCGGTTTGAAGTATTTTTATGGTTGAGAAATGTGATATTACAGCACTCAATCTTATTTAGCCTACAAACCTACACATTTCTCTGATGGAATAAATCATTTTTATAAAGAAGTCGTATAAGAAACATATGTGAATAAGATCATAAGCCAAAGTAATATTAGGACTAAATGAGTAGACCAGAGTAGGCTAGAGGAGAGTGGAGTATTACTTTATTGTTGGGGAATTGTTTTATCACCTGTAGCATTATCACTGATTACAAGGACATGACTAGGATAAATGTTACACATATAATAAAACACTCATATTAATATGTATTGGTCAGTTTGTGAGCTGTTAAGATACGGCACAATCCCTCTGGCACCAGAGATGGGTAGATTCAACAAGTCCCCGAAGAAGAAAAATGTGTGTATTATGTGATCTTGGGTTAATATAAAGTGAAGcccattttgtgtttatttgCCCTCTGTATGATGATTTGAGACATGTTCTATTTGGTAAAATTGTTGGTGCTCATTCATGAAGTGTTTGACTACAGGATGAACACAGGCTGAAGTTCTTTTTCACAAATTGCACAATTAATTTTCCTGGGGTAGAGAAGGAGAATTGTATTGTTTGTGTAGAGAGACAAGGTGAAAACTGTACTTTGTTATGATTGCTAATTATGCATTTAAGTGTTAATTGCATTCCATTTGTTTAATGTaacattttgttttgtgttttgtacACACATACGTGACACTTGATATCTTGTCTTATATGCCCATACGGGCTGGGCACCATGTTGCTGGTggtttcaagttttatttgtcacatgcctaAGTACACAGAAATGCTTAACTTGCCCTTGCCCTccccaacagtgcagtattcaATATCAAATAATATAACTAATAACAAAATATAAAAATGTTGTTATCATTAATATCTACATTCTTACTGTTGTGTAATTGAAGAAACAGCTACTTAGGAATTACACATAACTAATCAAAGTTGTTTCTGAGATTGGGGAACCAAACGCCATTAAGTGGTGAAATCTCACAACTAGCTTAACTAAGCAGCTCGCAAACAATCACATACTGTTTGTCCCCATTAAGAATGTCGGAGTActttgtctgctaaattaccctTAGTGAAAATGAGGCACAATAATCTGCATTGTCAGCAATCTTATCCAAAGGCTTACATTTAATTATATTCTCTCAAAAAATCATAATCTTAAACAAACAGAAACAATGCCCCACGTTTTGGCTAGGTGCCTTTGTGAAGAGCACAACTCCAAATAGAAAGACTGACAAAAGGAGTAATGTTGAATACTATATgtctaaagtttaaaaaatgtttaaaaaatggctaagaattgtatttgatttacaataaaaatgtacagCACAGTTCTGTCTAAGGTGTGTCTGTCTAAGGCTGGTGAGGCCTACTTCGGTCAGGGTGTCTCAGGCaactgaggtcagaggtcaggggggTTTTGGGCAGCTGAGTTCAGGGGGCTTCGGGTAGTTGTGGTCAGTGAGTTTTGGGAAAAGCACCAGTTTTGAAAGTGAAACTACATTGGCCAGACCCATATGTTAAGAACAGTTTCCACTAAGGGAGGAAAGGGAAACAAGGCATGGGTTTTACTATGTACACAATAAGAAAAAGCATGCACCAGAGTATAAATATAGGTGTGAAACCTCAGGAGGCTCATCACACAACTTTGACACTTTGACTGGAGGTATGGACATTTTTTGGCAATTTGCTAATTTAGTGAAATAgggatttttatttaactaggcaagtcaattaagaacaaattcttacttacaatgaaagcctaccctggccaaaccctaacaacgtcaattgtgtgccgcccaatgggactcccaatcacggtcggttgtggaacagcctggaatcaaaccagggtctgtagtgacgcctctagcactgagatgcagtgccttagaccgctgcgccagtcCAAGGGAACCCTGAGCTATTCCAATATTTCAGAACTGGATACTATTGATCATAATCAAGAATACCAAGGAAATACTTGTATAGTTACGTCACATGATTGAATGTATGGTGGTCTGTATTAAAAAATAAACCACAGACTTTTTTCCCTATGGCCATCAGGATGATGTTTGTGAGTCAGATTATGTTTGTCTACCTAACTGAACTTCACAAGGAACCAAGTCACTGGCAGCAGTGATATTTGTAAAAGTGCTTTCGAATATGGTCTAAATTGTGTTAAATCGTTAAGCCTATTGTAACTGGAGATGGCATAAGCCATTGCGAGAGACAGTCATTACTAATTCAGCCTCATGCCTCTAATTCTACTGTAGCAACAAATCTAATTATGGAGACCAGGAGTCATGTACCAGGAGACATTTTCGAAACCACTTAGTGCGTTTAATGTAAAGTCACAGGGGTTAAAAGGTCATGTGGAAAACTGTCTGTCAATGACTGTTTGGGTGAAATAGAGCATAAAGCGTGAAACTAATTAGGCACCTGAAAAACCTTTAAAAAGAGATCTAACGTTCGTTGAACATTGACATTGGCCATTCGGGAAGAGTATTTGCAGTGAGAGGCTGCCTCAGATTCACCCAGTGTCTATTGAGAGACAGGAAATGTAATTCCTTAATTGGAATCACTAGGTACATATTATAGCCAACCCTTGTTTGTGTGGTACAACAAAACTTGCTGTTCACTGACTATCGCTGCATCTTACGGAGCGTGCATATCTTGAAGTGTATTCGGTATTGAGGTAAACTAGTTTCTACTTTCATAAATTACATTTTATGAGCTTATACACATACAAACAATGGCTGTAGGAATAACACAACTTTATCTACTTATTACAGAGTGTAATATAAGAGCCATGTATCTGTGAATGCTTGTGTTTTTGATCATAGTGGTATTTTATGTACCTACAATTTGCATTATTTTTCACTTACGAAGCTGAGCCAGATGTGTATGCTGGTCTATCTTGAAATGCATGTTTTAATGTTAGTCACGCTTGAATGAGTCATAGTGGTATGATACATTCTTTAGTAGAGGGCAGCCTCCTTGCTAATACTGTTGAGAGGTGTATGGACTTCAGGACATACCCCTGATAATGTATGTCAACTTAAATAATTTAGTCTCCTATTTATAGTCTAAATCATTGTAATTGGTCTTAGCCACTTTGATGACAAAAAGTTGCCTTAGGCAGAgggaaaatgtttttattataatAGCTGTGTTGTTATTTTACATGTATTTTAGGCATGCAAAATATAATAGCATTGGTTGTCAGTGGGGTTGTCACAATCACATTTGAGGAACTTACACATTGTAACCCTTACACACAGTATATTTTGGTTGTGTTGCAGTTGTGTTGCCCTGAGATTGTAGAGAGCTCTTCTCTAGAAGAGAGCTGCTATTACATTCAAAAGTTAATTGTAAACATTTAATTTACAAAGTACAAGAGAGGAAattcaaaataaacaaaaatgtattCTGTGACATGATTTTGACATCTAATAAGCTGGTTTAGTTTGCTGATAACTGGTTTTAATGAAACTCCATTTTGACAAAAGTGACACAACTCTGTTATTAGTTTATTTTTATGGTAAATATTACAATTTGGTACTTAAATAATACAGTTTAATCCTATAGTTTATTTCTGAATTTATATATTACCTATACCGTTTATGAAGGTGGTAACATGAAACCTATCGATTGTAACTTAATTTAGTTATAATAATTAGTAACTTCCTGGTAATCACAAGGTCAGAGGCATAGATTGTACATCATTCGGCCTTAGAAGAATGGAAAACAGGCAGCATTGTAAAGAGAGACTGACTAGGCGAATCAGCATGAATCTAATTACCCCAACGGGGTCATGCAGCATGAGACATATTCCCATGACAACTGGCAATACACACACTATGCTATTCTTATTATTAAGGGATGTATCAAAGGATACATTGACCTTACAGGAGGTATTGTATTCACATCAGCCAAATGAATCCATAAAGAGTCCTCTGTGTATCTCATGAGCTCTTCTCCTAGATAATATGAATAGCCTGATTGAATTACAGCCTTTACTACTCATACAGGTTAATATGTCACGTTTTTGCATACTATGGTTGAGAGGGAATATTGGGGCAAATTACCTGAGTGTCTTTACAGTAACTCAATTGATTGTCCATCCTCGCTCTCTCATTGCATTAGGTTCCCCCTATCAACAGGACAGGATGGCACTTCTCGATTACCCTATTCCAGAGCTAGATGTCACCTTACAAGAGGCAAGCCGTGTGCTCCAGCTCACCCTGAGCCCCGAGCTCTACCCTCAATTCAAAAACACCCTTAGCCAACAGAGGGAGGTCCTGCAGGAGGCCCAAAACTGCTTGGCGGCTGCCGCCTCTGGCCGAGAGAACTGGGTGACAGAGCAATTCAAGAGCCGGCTGCTCTCATGCACCGACCCACTGCCCACCTCGACAGCCATCCCCGCTGTCCTGTCCCCCTCCAGAGCCAAGAAGGAGTGTGCCCAACTTGAGAGGGCTGCCGCTCTGCTCTGGGCTGTGGCCAAGATGTATAGTGAGCCTTCgctggtagagggagaggggcaaaCTGAGCGCACACAGCAATCAGAGGTGTTTGCTGCCAGCCGCATTCCTGGGAGGACCCAAGATGAGATTAAAGTAAGCTTTGGGGAAAAAAATAGAGTACTTTGACTCAATGTTGTTTTGTGCTTTCATACACCATCTCTGATGATAATGATAACAGTTTATCATACTCCCTTGTCTTATTTTCATCTAATGTGATTATCTCCTACTTCTTAATGTGCTATTTGTATTACAGCTATACCCAGACTGCCTCCATGCCATCGTAATCTGTGCTGGAGAGGTATTTTCAGTCAACATACTGCAGCGTCTCAGCCCAGGTGGTCCTATGTCCCCTTTACCGTTCCTTGACATCTACAGCCAAGTGGCTCATGTGATGAGCCAACATAGAGCTGCCAAGGACAATGAGCCCTCTGCCATCTGTGGCCTCTCTGCCCTGCAGCGGCAAGCCTGGAGTGCAGTGAGGGAGGAGATCCTTAGAGCAGGTGGGGAAGCGGCCGCCTCACTGGGGTTGATGGAGAGTGCTGTGGTggctctctccctggaagactGCAATCCACCAGCTGATCTGGCAGACACCCTCAACGCTGtcagactgggaggaggagatgggccCTGTCTGAGATACTATGACAAGGTACAGTATGGGATGTTTGTGGTACTGTAATTGTGGATGACAACTACTACAATACAGTGTCATGTCTGtttccgctccccctctctggtgctcGAGGCCGCCAGGctgctcatcattacgcacacctgtcaccatcgttacgcgcatctGCGCTTCatcggactcacctggactccatcacattattaattacctcccctatatctatAATTTCCTCTGTTTCTTTCCAGAGTCAGTATTAATGTTGTTATGTGTGccttgtccagacgctgttcgtGTTTTGTTTCCTGTCTGTTTATTCATTAAGTATTCGCTCCCTGTACTTGCCTcttgtctcccagc containing:
- the LOC121841098 gene encoding MIEF1 upstream open reading frame protein-like is translated as MPWEVQTKDPLWESRIPSRIAGCAGVLPSPCASLMGGWSRIAVLELYRALLRAGCHLHYTDRNCYQRAVAGEFRRCQALTVPSDKEDALKRGQFFLSSRLGGLM